ATTAAAAAGAAAtgcaaacgaaaaaaaaaataaaaaaaaaaataaaatcgaaaGGTACACCagtataaatctaaatttaaattgtattttaaatttatacaatattataataatttcacAAATTTCTTGTGTCAAAGTTGTGAGAATTACATCGACGCGAGGTTACCTATTTTTGTGGTTTATAATTTCGTTATTACGCCTCTTTCTGTCTATATGGGTACGTCACAATGTATGGAACGTCGTGTAATAATCGGTCTGCGATTCGCGAGCGATTATTCGAGAGACAGTAACGATTCTTGTTCGCTCTCGCTGTGAGTCAGCCACAGCGAATCGTCGGCATTTTTCTTTCCACTAAAGATAGCTTCCCGTTTCGTCACACGATGATTTAAACTAATCGTAGAGGCAAGGTTTGAACTTGCTTCGCGAGTTCAATCCGCGTGACATCGATCGGAATCGAATCGAACCAGAGTATCGTGTGTCTCGATTAATTATTTCTCAAGCGACTTTTTATCGTACGTATCGAACGTTATCGATCGTaaattcgaaaaatttcgaTTACAGAAAATCGGTAAAAGTAAACGAGATTTTTCCACGAAGGAATCGATCCTGGCAACGCGCCAGTCCAGGTCGACTAATTGTCGATGCCCGACCTGATCCGTATCGAAGCAAAATCGTGTCTTTTACGTCATATCGCGCGATACGTTACAGTACATAATAGGTTTAGCCGTAGAGCTGGTGAATACTTACAATGTTTCGGAAACGTGCAGTTGCGTATCGAGCTTCGTCGAGAAAGCAGCAAAAATGCcgaaatttttcttcaaaaaggTGAATTTCAGTTTAAAGTTTGTTGTTACGGTAACAATTTCAGAAAAGTAATTAGAAATCGAGAAACAAAATTATTCTTCGCTTTTCGTTCTGTTAAAAGTAGGAACAAAGTTTCGAGGAGCGAATAAAAGATGAGAACGCGTTCATCCGTTGTTCGTTGAATGAAAATTTCGATTAATTTATGTTTCTGTTCGCGGTTGCAGGTGAAGCAGGGCGCCGAGAACATGATCCAGAGTTTGACCAGCGGAAGGGACAAGAAATTGTTGCAGGAGGCGCAACAAATGTTGGACGATTCTCGCGCCAAAATCGAGTTCCTGCGCATGCGCATTATGAAGGTCCGGCAAGCGCGTCAGCAACAACACGCGCGCGGTGACGCACCGCCGCCAAACGGCGAAACAACTAGCAATAAAGGTACAATTTAACAAAGACGAGCGAAAAGCATTAGAAACGAAACAGTATTTCTACGAATACGGTTCGTGAAAACCTTCGATTCCCTTCCCGAACTCGTCTGGTATCATCCAAATGGATCGGTGCAACGGTCCGCAGAAGATATTATTCAGCACGTGCAAATAGGTTGACGCTCTGACTCGGAAGAACGCGTCTCTTTGACGCTGGGAAAATCCACCGTTATCGTTTTCTCCCCTAACAATTCTTGCACCAGCGACGAGAGGACACCGGCGGTCTCGCGTGACGCGAAAACAATCTCGCTTTCGGTGTAGATGTTAAACGATCGCCAGTCGCGTTTTAACCGAGTCATCGTATCGGGATTCGTGACTCGTCAGCCGTGTCTCTATGTGCTTTCGATTCATTTTCACCGCGAGAGAGACGCGTCGAAATCGATATGAAACGACGTTCCCATCGTCGAGTAAGGTTTTCCATTGttcgagagagaaaaaaaaaaaatagatattGTTTCGAACCGGATCGATAACGTCGTCGATTACTGATTGCAGACAGGTACGAGCCCAGTTTGGAGCTCGCGCTGGAAGAAAGGGTGGAGGAGCTGCGACATCGTTTGCGGATCGAAGCCGCGGTAGTGGAAGGGGCTAAGAACGTGATACGTCTTCTGCAAAGTGCCAAAGTCGCTGATAAGAAGGCCTTAACTGAGGTACGTGGTTATTTTATGTTCGATAGAGTCGGATGCAACAGCTGACGTGTTCGATAATGAAAAGCTTTTGTACGCTTCGGCGAAGATACGACGTCAAAAGGGTACCATTCATACCATATTAATAACAGACACGTATTATGTGCGTGTCGCTGTTTGTATGACATTCTCGGACGCGTCTTTCATGAAATTGATATTCATTGCTACTGTTTTATATCTATAAAATCTCATTCAACCGTAACGCGTGATTCCCTTTGATGGTGAAAGCCATTCTTCGTACCGACATTGGATCGTTGGTGCGGAGGAAATAATGCTAATATGGAAAACGCCACGTTTTTTGGCGAAAATGTTAAATACAAGTGTTTCTTGGTTTCAAGGGTTTCAAGGCAAACACTTCTGTTTTATTCTGGCTTATTGGCAACTTTGATCTTTTTAAATGGAAACCTATACTATTATGTACAGATATTATACACAAATTATCGTTAACGGATAATACGAAAACAATCCACAGCACAATCTTCGTAACGTGTTCTCAAAATGCTCGCCATTTCTAATCTTCCTcgaattctacgttaaaaacgTACGACACAACAATACAATTAACGGAAACCCACTTTGTTACATAACCTAGAAAAAATGCGAGCCTCATCTAGGGTTTGTGGCGTCACTTTCcgtactcgccgccagagggctacgctcttgccTCTCTCGCAAGCGTTTGACTGACCCTTACGTTCCTATATAACTCCTCGACCGACTATTCAACATCCCGTCGTCTAGAGGCTTGTTAGGAAGCCTCTCCTCTTTTCATTTGTTTCaacgtttataaaatatttacatcGCGTCGGAAAAAGAATGTTTGTGAAAGCTTTCGTGGCCAGGCGAAACGCCCGCGCGGCCATCGAAGTGTGTTAAGTGGAACGGGGGGGGATCGAGCGATCAAAAAATTCATCCACCGGGTGGACAGAATGGATTTTGGCGGCGCGGAGGGTCTCTCGACGTAGACTACGACGTCGAGTCCGAGCGACGCCTGGCGTCCACGCACCGGTTCTCAAAATAGCCACCGGTCTAATCCCCGCTACCCCGTCGTCTTCTATGACGCCTTTTCGGGTCGCGCTTAGTTACCACCTCTTCTCGAGGGGAACTGGCGCGACCCAGTCGCGAGCAACGCGATAAACCAACGACATGTGCGCCAATCAATCGCGAACAGACGGCTCGGGAAACGCGTGTGTCCTTCCGGAGGACATCCCTGGACCCGTCGACGTCCGCCGCGCTCGCGATTAAAATTCGTGCGTCGAGAACTATGGCCTACGAGAAGACTGACTGTGACGCCCCTTTTGGTGTCGAGAGGCAACACCTGTGGATACGCTTTGCACTCGTCTAGAGCACGAAGTTTCTCCTAATCTAATCGTCGCCAGCGATTTCCTTCTTCGCGACAAAGCCATGCACGAAGACGCCGCCAAGGATCGTCGAATTCCAAGACGGGAAGTTGACTGACAGAAATAGAGGGCGCTGCCGTACTGTCGATTCTGCGTTTTCGAGGAAAGATTCCGTTGGAAGGGAACCGGAGGATCACGGGAAAACGTGCATTTATCATTTAGACTGCTCGAACAGTATTATTAATCGTTTGGTCGGTGGGTATCGACGACCGACGTGGGCGAGACGCCGTCCGTCggtaaaagcaaacgacgcctgAGAGTATCATCTGGTTCCAGGTATATTTGGTCCCCCCGACCGTGCGTTGCTCCAAATTTATATTGCGCTAATTATACCCGGCTCCGACGTATGGTTTGTCACCTTACGGGACCGCGAGCGCGCAGGCGACGGTAACGAGACCCGATATACACTTGGAACATATATTCGCTTATGCGGCGCAACGAATGTAAATATTATGAGAAAAGTTATCGGTCTCGATTGAagaaacggaaaaaaaaataaggCTGGATCACGATGGAGTCCGTGGCGTTCCGTCGCGCGGGTGACtgttttacaattttaatatcgacgtgatacaaacgatACCAAAACCGCTCGAACGCGGTAACGGCAGTCCGAAAATAGATCGCGGAGACGCAATATCGTAGATTTTCTTCGTCTTTCGCGAGTTCGCGAACCGTGAAATAACTTTTCCTCGGTTGGACCCTCGGTGTCAAACTCTCTCTCTTGCATCGGGTCGGATATCCACTCTAACCTCTCGAAACCTCTGCACGGGGTTCTGCGAACCGAGAGACTGCTATCGTTTTTTCGTCGTGGATACGCTTTCCTCGAATCCATGTGCGAGAGAGCTCGGATTCTCGTCGCAACGAAGCCCGTAAAATGGTGGCCGAATTGGCGTCCGTTGACCGATAACGGTCTGCGGTGGATAACGGCGTGGAGGAGACCGAGGAAAAGGGCTCGACATGTACGGACGCCAGGGGGAACCTGGTAACTCGCAACCACCGCCGTGGTTGGTTCGAGCGGAGGTGACGATCCGCCATAGCACGCCGACCACCACGGAATCCGGACAGACGCCGGCCAGCGTGTCTTCGACGGTCACGGACTCTGGCGGCGTACGCATGATTTATCGATGGAACACCACGGATACGTCCCCGTCTACGGCCCAGGCGTCCTCGATGTCCGTGCCATCAGCGTCGTCCGGGGCGTTCGGTTTCCAACGCGGGAACATACTCTTCACGTCGACGCCgccgcccagacctaacccaggatcgttCACGATCCCCAGGTCCAGCGCCTCGGGGAACGACGAGTCCTCGTCGTCCAGAGGACGACCAACGGCGAACGTCTCCGACTCCGGCTACACTACAGAATTCTCGCCGCATTCCTACTCGAGTTTACCGTCCCGTCGTCCGTCCCAGCAGTACAATCGTCGTTGCAAGAGCACCTGCAGCATCGTACTCTCGGCCGTGGACGCGGTAGACGGCTCCAAGAAAGACACCGTCGGCAGAACGACCACCAGCGAGCCCACCAAACATTCGTACGATCATTCCTGGCGTCACCATTCGTCCCATCAGCATGTCTTCGCGCGTCATCAGTTCACCACGGTGCCGGAGGATTGCGAGGAAGCCGCCGAAGAGGCCTCCAACCGCTTCGTTGGCAAGGACAAGGTTGGATCGACCACCATTAGCAAGGACGCCTCGTCGCAGACTACGGATATCGAGTCCCGGGAGTCATCGTCGGTGTTTAGCAAGAACAGGGTCAGGAGGAAGGCTGCCACCGGTCTCTACCACTTCGACGAGCAGAAGAAGAAAAAGGTTAGTACTTCCTAAttagattcttaaaatgaacgaaaGAAAATAACCAACGCGAGTCCCACGCAAAATGCTAGATAACGAGAACCTCCGTTTCCTTGTAGCAAGAGAGTGTATCGCCGACAGCGTCCGAGGCCACCACCAGCGTGGGACTTGCGGCCGAATCGGAGAAGTCCGACTCCTCCGCGAAGGACGACAGCGCGAAACGCAAGTCCCGTACGGTGCACATCGACGTGTATTGCACGGGCACCGAGGACGACGACGAGAACACCGACACGTCGAGCGACAACGAGCGCGACACCCCGTTGACGGTGTTCGAGAACCCGGACGTGAGGGTGGTACACACCCAGGTGCCAGGCGACGTTCTGCCGCGCGGATTTCAGGACGACAAAGCGTTCCTGAAGCGTACGACGGAGTCGCGTTGCGACAGCTTCAGGAACGCGCCGATGAGAATGCCCTCGTTGGCCAGCTCGAAGGGCTACGACAGCGACGACGTCCTCAGCTCGCTGTATCCGTCGCAGTTCAGCTCTTACAGCGCGCTCAGGGACCTGGATTACTCGGCACCCTGGTCGGCGGCGTCGTCGAACGCTGGTATACCGTTCGATTACGACTCGACGGTGGCCACTTCGTCGAAAGACACTCTCTCGGACATCGAGTCGCTGACACCTAACGTCAGACGGGACCTGACATCCTGCGACAGCTTCGAGTACGCGAGCTCCAGCGATCGCGAGAGGATAAGGAAGATGGAGGAGATCTGGGCGAAGACCGAGTCGGAGGGCAGCAAGAGCTGGCGGTCGCCGCAGATAGAACGCAGATGCATGTTAAGGGACAGGAAGATGAGAGAGTATCTGGAGAAACACGAGGTGGGTTGGTCGTCGGCCGACAGCGGCGAGGACACCGACGAGAGCGGCACCATAGGTTGGAGTTTCGTGTCCAGCGAGGAGAGCCAGCGAATGGCCAAGAGAGCCTCGATCGTCAGACGGTCCAGCAAAAGCATCCAGGAGTCCGTGGAGAGGCACCTGACTGACGTGAAGGAGAACGAGCCTCCGCAGAGAAGCTCAGAGGCGGATAGATCTGGTTCCGCGTCCAAGAGCGACCGTATCTTCCATCCGCAAGCTCTGCGAGATCAGATCGGGCCGTTTGGCTCGAAGAGCCCGTCTCCGCTTCCCTCGAAAGTACCCTCGCGAGTTACCTCCCCGTTCATGACGCCCCAAGGTGAAAGAACCGACCACATTGTAAAGGCCTCGATTTTCGGTGCTGTGGTGAATGCGTTTCGCAAACCCGGACACCACATAGGGCCCGCCAAGAATCCCTCGTGTTCGTGCGAGCATTGTCGAAGACACTTCGAAGaattgaactcgcgcgagcatgGCCCCATGAGCGAGTTCGAGAGGCAAACGGGCTTCTGGTTGCGCGACCAGAAGAAAATCGTTCGTCCTGTACCGGGCAATTGTAAATCGTGAGATCTCGTATCCCGCTGACGTGTTGTTACAGCTTCTTTTTAACCCCTGCGACACGAtataaaattttacaattttatatcagtatttttgtaatttcattgTACGAACTTCTGGTACCGCTGTGAACTTGGATTCGCGAAAAAGTCGATTCGAAATGGGTTGCCCTTATATTCCACTATTTATCATTTTACTCTGAAGATGATAGCAAAGTATTAGAGACACCGTCGGGTCGAAGGGGTTTGAGCACTGTAGTATTTCCTGCATTATAGGGGAATTGCATTAGAAATAATTATTATCGCACAAGGTTGTGTTGTATGATGCCGTAACGCGtgtgtttaaattatatttattgatcATGATACTGTATTCCATACTCGTagttttctttttctatttccGACCGGTTACCAAATTCGCCGAAACATTCTGCTGACTATCGAGCATTTATTTAAGCTAGCAGGTACACACTACTATTACTATTTATGCTGTTCATGCCGTTAATAAATATTGATTACATTAGTAGTGGCATTtcattctctctctctcacctGTGTTCACTTTTGAACCCGTCCATGTACTATGTATTTGTCTATATTAATTTTCTCCGTTAATTTAGGCTCAGGCGAGTCTCGCAGAATCAAGTAGGAAACTGAACTTGTTGAGATTATCCCTTGAACTTAGAAGACAGGAGTTGCCACCCGACAGTGGTACAGCCGCTCAATTGAAGAGAGAATTAGCCAGCGTGCAATCGGCTAGCCCAGTCCCCGTGACTTACACGTCGTTGCAACCGTTTCGTGGTCCCTTGGAAGGCAGAGCCACCGTGCCTGCTTCGGTATCAAGATGTGCAGCTGTTACTGGACAATTGGAGGTAAAATACTATTTGCATAGGGCGATCGGATGAGTTTCCATGCGACGGAATTTCGTTTCAAGCGTCTAGTTTCGATTACAGGTTAGGTTAATGGGATGCCAAGACTTGGCGGAAGAAATACCCGGGCGTACGAGACGAGAGCACCCGGCAAGTCCAGATTTACGTAGTTTTGTTAAAGGGGTTACGGGACGTAGTTCGAGCAAGTCGTACAGCGTCAAGGACGAAACAAGCAGTAAGTGTTTCGTTACAGGTATTATATCTCGATAATCTTAACGACATTAATGATCTTTGGGTTTATTTCAGATGATATTATGGCAGTTATTAaattggacaaccaaacggtagCACAAACAAGTTGGCGACCGTGTTCCCAGCAGGCTTGGGATCAAAGGTACATTTTTATTACATACGTGTTGTCGTAAGAGGTATATACACCCAGATCTTATTTTACGCGAACGGTGTGTCGTTTTCGTAGGTTTTCCATCGAACTAGATAAATCGAGGGAACTTGAAATAGGCATTTATTGGAAAGATTGGAGGTCCCTTTGTGCTGTGAAGTTTCTGCGTTTAGAAGAGTTCATCGACGACGTGAGACACGGAATGGCGCTTCAGTTAGAGCCGCAGGGCCTCCTTTTCGCCGAGATCAAATTCCTCAATCCTATGATTTCGAGGAAACCGAAACTGCAACGTCAACGCAAGATTTTCAAGCAACAAGTGAAGAACTTCCCGAGAGCCAATCAAATGAACATCAACGTCGCCACTTGGGGTAGACTCCTGAAACGATCGGCCCCTTCGTTGCATAATACAAGAAATTCGGAAAGCCCGCCATCAGGTATCTATATATTCTCTGTTGTATCGATAATAAATTAGTATACGAACGTAATGCTAGTTTTTATGTTCTAGGACCGCAACCATTGCAGCTAGTTTTCGATACCTCGTTGGAAGACAAACCCGAGACACCCGGTGAATTGCCTGATCCGGATAAAGGAGGTTTGGGAGGAGCAAGACCTTTAGGACTATCCGCTTCGAGTAGTAGTCCGACACTGCCGCGTCCACCGGAACATCCTCCACCCCCACCACCCACAGTCACAAAGAAGCTTTCATTGCCAGCACCGCCACCGCCGCCAAAATTAGATCAAGAAGTAAGTCGTGTCGAATTTAGAATATTTTCTACTATATTTTTTTACTAGCAAGGCAATTACGATTACCGTTCAAAATTATTCGGCGAAAGACAATAATTTCAAACAAAGATATCTTATACCTTTTAGCGATTTTTTTCAATTACCCATCTTATCGCAAAAGTATTAAAAAGTTTCCTAGTATTTTCTGTTACTCGAAAGGTTTAGGGTTATTGGTACACTGGTTATGGGTAAAAATTATGTAGAACACATGCATACAGTATATTATTATATCCGATTTGATATTCCATAGAGTGTCTAACGTCTGTATATAGTAATATGTATTTTGACAAGGCATGTTAGTACATATTATATACTTTTTAACTGCGCAAGGTACATTAGCAATTTACACTTACTGCTTCGAAAAGTACTACGAGTATAACTATTTTTATAGGTACGTTGGAAACTTTTAAAATGCTATTCATAAAGCGCAGCGAACCGCTAGATGCTTAAATGCGTACAaacttttatttacattttaccGTTCAGTTATCGCAATTTTTCATTCTGTTGGCTTTTTTTTTATGCATTATGCTGTTCTCATAAAACTCAGTGTAAATGTAAATACGTTGCACTGCGCAACACGTTCTGTCGACGTAATTGCAACAAACTCCCTTCGGTTTTTAAAGATCTACTTTGCTGAAGTACTGTCCGTTCGTAATAGTTATTATGTTCAACCCGGTACGCAACAGTTGAAAGTATACTGCAACTTAAAGTAGTTTCTGAAGATAAGCAGATAGTAATGTAGTTACAGAGTGCATTAAGGGAGTTTGATTTCCTGCACAACGAGGAAAAGGGGGGGTCTCAGGGCGCAAATTTGAGGCCTCTCGTTACAGAGCCTCGTCCCGTGCTGATTGCACCACCCTCTTCACGCACACCCTCGCCCCAACCCGTCATCGAGTTTCCTGAAGATGAGGTAGATACCTCCTTTACACGCAGCTctaattctttatttattttactccTTTTATTACTCACACATTCAAAATAAAATCGCTCTACTATAACCCGTTCTATCGAAATAACAAACTGTTGCTaatatttcctttttttttttatataattttaataggtTTTAGTAAACAGCATGTTATCTAAATTTGTGCATGTACCTGTGTGTGTATTTTGTACAAAAGCTTTTATTACTGTACTTGTACATGTTTTGTGTAATGTCACACGTTCGTCTTGCTTCTAATCTCGCAAACATTTCATGAGAAAGCAGCTGTAGGTACCCTTCTAACAATTACCACGAATAAACTTTGTCTATCGAGTACACTAACAACGTacgtattatattaaaatttagtgTTCCTATATTGTAACTACGGCTAACGCATATCTACATCGAATAACAACACTTAATACTATCAATTAATCCTTAAACAATTAATGTTAGCGTAGTTGTTGCACCGGGATAAACGTGTTATTCTAAGACGTATGGTTTGACGATTGTAGGTCGTGTACGAAATTCCAACTAAGCCTTCCCAATACAGAGACAGCGCCTACGAGTCCAGAAGGCACTCTCAACTCACCGGAATGACCATAGATAATTTCAGGCTACTGTCGGTTCTTGGCCGCGGTCATTTCGGTAAAGTGATTCTGTCGCAGTACAGAAACACAGGCGAATATTTCGCGATCAAAGCGCTGAAGAAGGGGGACATAATAGCAAGAGACGAAGTGGAGTCGTTGCTTTCGGAGAAAAGAATATTCGAAGTGGCCAACGCTACGCGTCATCCTTTCCTTGTAAATCTCTTTGCTTGTTTTCAAACCGAGGTACGTATTTGTTTCAGTCGCGTTTAAAACGCGCGATTCTGTTCGAAGCATCTGAAAATAAAAGCTTTGTTCCTCGCAGGCACACGTGTGTTTCGTAATGGAGTACGCAGCCGGCGGTGATCTTATGATGCACATACACGCGGACGTTTTTGGAGAACCGCGAGCCGTATTTTACTCCGCCTGCGTCGTATTAGGGTTGCAATATTTGCACGAAAGTCGAATCATCTACAGGTAAGCGTAAAATATAGTTTTGCATCGATCCCATAACATTGACGAAACGATTAAAATTTTCAGAGATTTGAAATTAGACAATTTATTATTGGACACGGAGGGTTACGTGAAGATCGCTGATTTTGGTTTGTGTAAAGAGGGAATGGGATACGGAGATAGAACGGGAACGTTCTGTGGGACGCCAGAATTCTTGGCACCCGAAGTTCTCACTGAAACCTCGTACACGCGGGCTGTAGATTGGTGGGGTCTTGgagtattaatatttgaaatgcTTGTCGGTGAGGTAAGTTCACTATAATTCAGTGACCGTATACCGTCGTTCCTTTCGATTAATTAATACGTATTTTGTTTAGTCGCCGTTCCCCGGTGACGACGAGGAAGAAGTGTTCGATTCTATCGTGAACGATGAAGTTCGCTATCCACGATTTCTTTCTTTGGAAGCGATAGCAATAATGCGAAGGGTAATTATCCTATTCTCTTTCTATATATACAGAAACACAATAAGTATCGTTTAAATGACTTTTATGATTCATGTTTGATCGTAGTTGCTAAGGAAAAACCCCGATAGAAGATTGGGTAGTAGCGAAAGAGACGCTGAAGATGTTAAAAAGCAAGCATTCTTTAGGCATATAGCCTGGGACGATTTACTCTTAAGACGCGTTAAACCACCGTTCGTTCCAGTAATTGTAAGTATTAGatatcgatcgatattttacgcgTTCAGCGATACATTACATTTATGTATTTATGTTCCAGCATTCTGTGGAAGATGTCAGTAATTTCGACGAAGAATTTACATCAGAGAAACCTCAACTAACTCCACCTAAAGATCCAAGGCCACTTAACGATTTAGAACAAAGTCTGTTTAAAGATTTTACGTACATGGCTGACTGGTGCTAGCCATAACGTTAATGTAgatcgtctttttttttttttgttaaatttgatACGCAAATCATTTAGTGTTCTATTTACTTTTTCAGACATCATTTTAGGGGCAATCAAATCGCAATCAGCAACATCGGTAATTATATATGTatttgtttaattgacagaataATATGTTCCACATTTCGTAATGTTATGTATTGTACAgatgttttatttttagtatcATGGTATAATCAGATAtagagaatttaaaaaaaaaaaaaaaattatgttctacCGTTGAATCTCaggtttttaattaatatatgaATTTCAGGCTTTTAACTCGTAGTTATACGTTCAGATTTACATTTATCGCAATTATTTACAGTATACAGTGTAAGAAATATTTGTagtcatttgaaatatttttaaagtaatGTTCACATTTAATCAACCCGAAAGGCAGGAAAAAAGAAACATAAATAGTACATATACTTTTCTAGCATGTTCCATATTTTGATACGATACTATTACTGTTTGGGATCCAAATTTATAAAGATTTCTACCGCTTCGTACACAATTTATCAGATCTTGTAATCGTGATTCTAGACATTGACCAAACGTCTGAAATTAATTCTGTTTAGATCGAAgtattattttacaattttcatcATACACCCTATCATTCTTATGTataataatcattttttttcAACTACTTCAGATTTATATCCTCGTGTAACGTTAAAGGATATTCGCTGTATAAACATATAAAAGATTCATAAAGTGCATAAAATAAATCAAAATGTAGTTGTATTTGCTCATGCTCATGTGATAGAGAATTGAACGAAGAAATGGCACTATGTACAACAATGTTAATCAATCTAATCTAATCTACAATTAACACTTGGCACTTTCATTACATTAGTCACGTGTACCTAACCATTAAGATGATGATGAGATCAATTATTTACACACAATCTGAATATATCGACTTCTTTTTTTGTCGTACAAATTTCTCCAGGTTTGATTCCTATATAATATCCCTATTAATCGTGCTCCTCCATTTATCAACATATTTTTACGTTTCCGGTACGTGATAGAATACAAGTGGTGTTCTAGTGCTATACTTTGTAAATATGTAACCAAACCTCGAAAATTAATAATGCATAAGATCCATAAGTACAATAGTTCA
The sequence above is a segment of the Colletes latitarsis isolate SP2378_abdomen chromosome 6, iyColLati1, whole genome shotgun sequence genome. Coding sequences within it:
- the Pkn gene encoding serine/threonine-protein kinase N isoform X1, translated to MAESSYYQGDYIRHPVLYELSSKYGVAGSDQVPLPARLDELREHIRREIRKELKIKAGAEKLREVATDRKALSDVATIVKKANSKLNELHAELQQLESQIILTQGQPQSPQQNHSNGQDTPLSPMGPSSPSQEGLFTDLRLLSLEKQLNIELKVKQGAENMIQSLTSGRDKKLLQEAQQMLDDSRAKIEFLRMRIMKVRQARQQQHARGDAPPPNGETTSNKDRYEPSLELALEERVEELRHRLRIEAAVVEGAKNVIRLLQSAKVADKKALTEAQASLAESSRKLNLLRLSLELRRQELPPDSGTAAQLKRELASVQSASPVPVTYTSLQPFRGPLEGRATVPASVSRCAAVTGQLEVRLMGCQDLAEEIPGRTRREHPASPDLRSFVKGVTGRSSSKSYSVKDETSNDIMAVIKLDNQTVAQTSWRPCSQQAWDQRFSIELDKSRELEIGIYWKDWRSLCAVKFLRLEEFIDDVRHGMALQLEPQGLLFAEIKFLNPMISRKPKLQRQRKIFKQQVKNFPRANQMNINVATWGRLLKRSAPSLHNTRNSESPPSGPQPLQLVFDTSLEDKPETPGELPDPDKGGLGGARPLGLSASSSSPTLPRPPEHPPPPPPTVTKKLSLPAPPPPPKLDQELQSALREFDFLHNEEKGGSQGANLRPLVTEPRPVLIAPPSSRTPSPQPVIEFPEDEVVYEIPTKPSQYRDSAYESRRHSQLTGMTIDNFRLLSVLGRGHFGKVILSQYRNTGEYFAIKALKKGDIIARDEVESLLSEKRIFEVANATRHPFLVNLFACFQTEAHVCFVMEYAAGGDLMMHIHADVFGEPRAVFYSACVVLGLQYLHESRIIYRDLKLDNLLLDTEGYVKIADFGLCKEGMGYGDRTGTFCGTPEFLAPEVLTETSYTRAVDWWGLGVLIFEMLVGESPFPGDDEEEVFDSIVNDEVRYPRFLSLEAIAIMRRLLRKNPDRRLGSSERDAEDVKKQAFFRHIAWDDLLLRRVKPPFVPVIHSVEDVSNFDEEFTSEKPQLTPPKDPRPLNDLEQSLFKDFTYMADWC
- the Pkn gene encoding serine/threonine-protein kinase N isoform X2 produces the protein MAESSYYQGDYIRHPVLYELSSKYGVAGSDQVPLPARLDELREHIRREIRKELKIKAGAEKLREVATDRKALSDVATIVKKANSKLNELHAELQQLESQIILTQGQPQSPQQNHSNGQDTPLSPMGPSSPSQEGLFTDLRLLSLEKQLNIELKVKQGAENMIQSLTSGRDKKLLQEAQQMLDDSRAKIEFLRMRIMKVRQARQQQHARGDAPPPNGETTSNKDRYEPSLELALEERVEELRHRLRIEAAVVEGAKNVIRLLQSAKVADKKALTEAQASLAESSRKLNLLRLSLELRRQELPPDSGTAAQLKRELASVQSASPVPVTYTSLQPFRGPLEGRATVPASVSRCAAVTGQLEVRLMGCQDLAEEIPGRTRREHPASPDLRSFVKGVTGRSSSKSYSVKDETSNDIMAVIKLDNQTVAQTSWRPCSQQAWDQRFSIELDKSRELEIGIYWKDWRSLCAVKFLRLEEFIDDVRHGMALQLEPQGLLFAEIKFLNPMISRKPKLQRQRKIFKQQVKNFPRANQMNINVATWGRLLKRSAPSLHNTRNSESPPSGPQPLQLVFDTSLEDKPETPGELPDPDKGGLGGARPLGLSASSSSPTLPRPPEHPPPPPPTVTKKLSLPAPPPPPKLDQEVVYEIPTKPSQYRDSAYESRRHSQLTGMTIDNFRLLSVLGRGHFGKVILSQYRNTGEYFAIKALKKGDIIARDEVESLLSEKRIFEVANATRHPFLVNLFACFQTEAHVCFVMEYAAGGDLMMHIHADVFGEPRAVFYSACVVLGLQYLHESRIIYRDLKLDNLLLDTEGYVKIADFGLCKEGMGYGDRTGTFCGTPEFLAPEVLTETSYTRAVDWWGLGVLIFEMLVGESPFPGDDEEEVFDSIVNDEVRYPRFLSLEAIAIMRRLLRKNPDRRLGSSERDAEDVKKQAFFRHIAWDDLLLRRVKPPFVPVIHSVEDVSNFDEEFTSEKPQLTPPKDPRPLNDLEQSLFKDFTYMADWC
- the Pkn gene encoding serine/threonine-protein kinase N isoform X3; its protein translation is MPKFFFKKVKQGAENMIQSLTSGRDKKLLQEAQQMLDDSRAKIEFLRMRIMKVRQARQQQHARGDAPPPNGETTSNKDRYEPSLELALEERVEELRHRLRIEAAVVEGAKNVIRLLQSAKVADKKALTEAQASLAESSRKLNLLRLSLELRRQELPPDSGTAAQLKRELASVQSASPVPVTYTSLQPFRGPLEGRATVPASVSRCAAVTGQLEVRLMGCQDLAEEIPGRTRREHPASPDLRSFVKGVTGRSSSKSYSVKDETSNDIMAVIKLDNQTVAQTSWRPCSQQAWDQRFSIELDKSRELEIGIYWKDWRSLCAVKFLRLEEFIDDVRHGMALQLEPQGLLFAEIKFLNPMISRKPKLQRQRKIFKQQVKNFPRANQMNINVATWGRLLKRSAPSLHNTRNSESPPSGPQPLQLVFDTSLEDKPETPGELPDPDKGGLGGARPLGLSASSSSPTLPRPPEHPPPPPPTVTKKLSLPAPPPPPKLDQELQSALREFDFLHNEEKGGSQGANLRPLVTEPRPVLIAPPSSRTPSPQPVIEFPEDEVVYEIPTKPSQYRDSAYESRRHSQLTGMTIDNFRLLSVLGRGHFGKVILSQYRNTGEYFAIKALKKGDIIARDEVESLLSEKRIFEVANATRHPFLVNLFACFQTEAHVCFVMEYAAGGDLMMHIHADVFGEPRAVFYSACVVLGLQYLHESRIIYRDLKLDNLLLDTEGYVKIADFGLCKEGMGYGDRTGTFCGTPEFLAPEVLTETSYTRAVDWWGLGVLIFEMLVGESPFPGDDEEEVFDSIVNDEVRYPRFLSLEAIAIMRRLLRKNPDRRLGSSERDAEDVKKQAFFRHIAWDDLLLRRVKPPFVPVIHSVEDVSNFDEEFTSEKPQLTPPKDPRPLNDLEQSLFKDFTYMADWC